GAACGTTGGTTTTAAGCGAGTAGAAATGCACTGAAAAAAACAGGAAATCATCCGGACTAGAATTTTCACCCGATATATACGGTTATACACGCAACCGTTATATCATGCGAGTTCtactttaattttactttttgttttatgcattttaaatCTAAACACAAGTCATATGAAGTAAGACGGAATAAAAGATAACACTGACGTCACagaaattatttgttataGGCCTAATCACTTTGGCATCATAACCGTACATGTTTATAAAGCGAAAGCTGATACATGAGTGACAACTTTTTCTCTGAAAGGTAATGGCGGCTGAATCTCGTATagttttatgatgtcattatttgttaaaacgttttctgTAATTTGAATAAACTAACAGAGCGAATGATATTCAATTGATCACTGCACTtcgaaaattgtaaaaattctgTAAATTGTTAAGGCCAGGTTCGGCAGGGAAAACAATTGTCCACGATATACAAACTTTATCCTATAGCATCACAATTCCGTCAGAATAGAGTCCGCCAGAAACAAACATATCGTACGCACCGAAAGAAAATTGATCGTTTTGAAGTAGAATTTGGCAAGTTATTTCCAACTATGACTCGATACTCTTTTATCTAAACAAGTCCCAAAATGAAAGCATTGACGTGGTAGAATAATGAATTCTGTAGCGCCAGTGTCTACAATCTAGATACGTATAggtgtattttttaaaaactgctttGGGCATATATCTTATCAAATATTAACAGAGATATTGTTTGCTTATGGTGATCATCATCATTGTCGTTTTTCGTCGTTGGCGCGGTAGAACGAAAAAGCAACACCAGTTGATATTAACAGCGAGAACGCAGGAAAAATTGGCAAAGCCAAGCCGGTTTaaaatttgccagaaaatttaTATGGTACTGAATTGCCGATAGCAACAATATTTTTCGTATTCGTGAATCGTTTATATTTATACATGCTTTTTATACATATTTATACATGCACCTTTACTTATTTcataacaaaaaagttttgccTCCTTTTGGAAGAGACGCCCATGTTAGTTTACAAGATCTCGTTTCAACCTGCTTAAGGTTTTTGGTTAAGAAAGGTTCTTTATTTGCATATTATAGTACAGTGTTATTTTTGCACGTTATATATGCCGGGTGTAAGGTAAATGTTTCTTCGTATAAATGGTTGTGTGCGGCTATAGAGAGTTGCTTATGAGTCTAGTAATCTAGTTCATCAGTTCAAGTAAAGGTTTGACCCCAGTTACATATGAAATTTTTCGTTATAAACCGTTTAGCGATTACCTCGTTAAATGGATTCTATGGaaacttataaaataaatcGAACACAAAAAGCAACTGGTAAATTTTATGATGGCGACAAAGGCaaaatgtgacgtcacagtaataatttatttaccaaaaacatttaaactgTAAATGAAATGAGTAATGAATCTGTGATTTACAGAACACTTTGATAAATTGAGTAAACTGAAATTATTACTTTAGTTTCACAAATCGTTATTTTAGAAGTCGCTTCATCATGACCTGAATTCAATTTCTTTTCTGACGTAAGCATACTTTCTTTCATACAACttgcaatattttatttatcccATGTCTCAACACTGCAAGATAACATAATAATAACTACTATTACTGTGTAGAAATTAACAacttgttaattaattaataacttGTTCTTAATAAACGGTTACAGCGCAACTAGTAGCTAGATACTGatcacaaattttaaaactgtttttaaaaattttaaaactctttatgttatttttctaAAGTTAAACTaacaaattaataataatattatttctACAAGCAGCTTGATTTATTACGATTCGTACATGGACGTAATTGAAGCCTGACGAGCTGTAGGTTTCCAAGTTGGAATTCCTGCTTATAACATATCATCATCAGCGTTTATGTAAACATATTTAAAGTTTCAAACGGCTAAAAACCTTTCTGGATAATTTACAATCTAATATACAATTCATAAAACGAACTGTACGTGGATAAAGTTCTACCAGAATCTGCATTTCTTTCAAATACAGTCCAGTCCAGTCCAGTCCAGTCCAGTACAGTCCAGTCCAGTCCAGAAGTCCGTTCATCACAAAAAGAAGAGCGATTCGTAAGAAGCTTGAAAAGGGAAAAGTAACATTCTTTAGCGGCTTAGCCAATACTCtgtttacataaaatttcttttgtttttttagatcTTCGATTACcttgtttaaataaatcttATCTTAAATCTTTCCTAATTTTTTCGGTTTTAATGATTATGAAGGGCTTCCGTTTTGTTGGTTTTTGCCTCAATTGCAAAGCTAAGTCTTTTCATTTCTCCTCCTGAAATGGTCTTGTTTCTGCCCGGAGTAATAattctaaaatttttgctgaaTGACCTCATTGAAACTTTTGCGTCTTTCTTTGTCAGTAGCAGAAGAATCCATTGGCAACCTTGCCTAAACGTTACAAAAAATACTGCCTatttatatagcctacttcaGCCATTCTTAAGTTAACTCAGAGTATTTGATctttacaaatgtttaaattttttatttctgtctTCTCTTACGTCACGTATTACGTTGCTGTTGTATAGGCCGATTTGATGATTTGTGAGATTTAGTTTTGGATATTTCATCATTGAAATACTTACGGTAAAAGTGAGATGTTCTTTGACTGTCAGTTCTCCCATGAATAAGTCATCTTGCTGTATAAAAGCTGATACACCGGTTATATCTGGACCTAGCGCTACTCCATTACACAGAATGtagatataggcctacaagGTCAGTTCTAAATTCTAAATTTATAGGCGGTCACCATTTGATTGAATCAGAATTGCTCTGAAACATTTCActataatttttaacttattaaTGTTATCTCTCAAATCAGTTTATGTAATGCAGAATTTTTGTCTATCTTATTTTTGTACCCGATTTACTATGGTTAAATGGTAGCCTATAGGTTGCGGTAAGTTAGTACTGTATTGcaattatattgaagtttattTCAACAGGTTTGATGGCACCACCTCTCCATCCACATGAAGATGTATTTTGTTCCTTCAAGTTAAGATGTTGATTTTCCTGCTCCGCTCAATCCCATTATAGCCAGGAGTGACCCGGCTCACTtgagataaaattaaaatatttatgaagaGAAGTACACAGAACGAAATTTAACTAAACTTATAATATGTACCGATAAAGATCGATTGCTTTTATAATAATTCATATCATCattgcataaaaatattatagaATGAGTTCTTATTGAAGAAATGATAATTAACGAATGGTGGTCTCTGTAAATAGTTATTAACAACAGGGTAatagataaataaataataaattgttaTCCAATACAAATGGTTTGAGATTGCTGGCTTGATTTAACGAGTTAAAACGGTCGTCAAGGAAGTCATGGAAATCTTCCGGTCATCGACAGGAAGTCATCAAAACGAAACGCAATGTTATCCTTGGCTGATTCGGTGATTCGGAGCCGAGAATTCTAGATTGTATACGATCtgtatattataatatcatcacagaAGCCTAAACAATGGCTTGCAAATTCTTGATGTAGTTAGTAATCCTTTACAGTTTACATTAAGCTGGATTATGATTTCTATATACAGCTTGATTTAGAGAATTTTGCACATAAACATCGAGATCATTGAAACGCGATAAGCCAAGTCAAGTTGCTGTTGAGATGTTGAGTTGCTGAAGAATGTTGATATGTTGGCGTCACACGGTGATGTTTTGTCGTTCTAAGTTAAAATCTAATTTACTGTACAATTGAAAGACTATAGTCCACTCTGTGTGAAATCATAGTCTAGTCCATAGTGTACATGTAATCAATCATAATGGTCAAGTAAGCTCAATAACTGAATAAGGAAGCGATTATCCTTTGCCGCACCTCGTCACACTAGCTGACCCTGACAAGAAAGCCTATGGCTGTTTTTGATGTTGGATGCAGATACAAAAATTCTTGTGTGCCGAGGTGTACTGAAGCCTAAGTGTTTTGCCCATTGGTAGTCGGCCGGTGTGCGGTCATTTTGAACACCTTCGTCTTCCAACGTCAATAAAAACCGTTTAAATGGGTCAAAATGAGAATttactgcgtgtttatgatgGGAGACTGCTTTTTTACCAGCATAAGCAGGCTTGTCATTTTTGCTTGCCGGTGTTCAATATCGTTTCAATATCAGAAGAAAAGTCTTGTGTTTGCTCTTGCCATATTCTGCATTCTTAGCTCATAGTCCATACATTAATACATACGGTACCGGGTATGGTTCCactgtaaaagtaaaaaagaaacattagCCTAAGTGTTGGAGGTTCggaaatatttacttttttgtgttAATTTATGTAACGGTTCATGTATTAGGTGAttataaagaaaatataagAGTTTAGTTGTTGGGCAGTAAACACTTTTTCTCATCTACTGTCTTGTGCTTTGCAAACAACATTATGGTaagaaaaattaatgtttataaaagaacttattttACAAGTAAAGTACTCAGAAAATTAACtgaaatttcatttgttttcaTACTCGTTTTTAAGGTAAGAGAAATACatattaacaaataataaataatacacCCCATTTTTAACGGTATTATTTGaggattttgattttttaattcaCTTTTCATCAGTTTTTGATTCATTTGTAACTTGTTTTAGATCTTGTCAAGACAAAAACCAGCCGTGGGGGGGTCTTCTAAAGTTGATAAggacaaaaacaaacaacgaaAACTTCCAAAACTCGACGATCTTCTAGATGCAAGAGATTATACAGGAAGCATGACACTTCTTGAGGTTATAACATTCCCAACCACATTTTATGCTTATTTTTATTACTACTTTTTCTTTGCACCGTGATCTCTgatataataatattttctttcttatGAATATAAATATCAGTCTTATATTTGCATGGCGTTAACTtcactgcaaattttttgcttatcaTGTGGACTTATGAAAACttattgattttgttaaaTCATGAAATATGAATGATTGATAACATTCTATTTTCTATTAATTATAACgagttgaatttgtttttacttgaAAAGTGCCCAAAATGATGCCATTTTAGTAACTATTTCATGTAAATTCTCTATAGCACCCGGCTGACATTGCAATGCCTTAAGAAAAGCTTCCTAGCTGGATTCTATTGTTTAAAGCGGAACTAAATGTTAAGATATTTTTAATATCTCAGTTTACAAAGCATGCCGGAAAAGGCGACAGAAACACAGACATGTGGATTGGGTACTGTGCGTTTCACCTTGGGGACTACAAGAAATCATATGATGTAAGTCGAGGTCTTTTGACATTATCCTTTAGTAGAGCATTCATGGTTAGCTTACTGTGCAGTGGTGTGGAAAGCAATCATTAAAACAAGAACTTTTTAGATTTACAACCAGCTTAGTAAAAAATCTGACAGCGACAAAAGTATTTGGGTCAATCTATCCTGTACTTGTTTTTACTTGGGAATGTATAAGGAGGCGGAAGAAGCTTGCATGAAAGgtattttgaaaattcatgTGTTACCATCGTATGGCATCATGTCAATATCTTGCTTGTTACTACATAGaactaacaacttttttgatTGATAAGGTACTGCTATGCTATACTGAACCAACAAAGGCTATGATTAAGTATTGTGTTAATGCTGTGTAATTGCATCTTATTGAAATTGCTAATATCTctatgtttcattcagcacCAGCTTCATCACTACAAAATCGACTAATGTTCCATATTTCGCACAAGGTAAGCTAAATGCACTAAAAAGATGCCGACAGTAAAGTTGCGGATCGATATTTGCAAACTTGACAAGCATCGTTATTTTCTTATATTACTTATGGTCGGCTAAGCTTAAtaacttaattatttttagttcAATAATGAGAAAAAGCTGATGTCCTATCATAAGAACCTGCTAGACCAGGTGGAAGATCAATTGTGTTTGGCTTCGATACATTACATGAGATCACATTATCAAGAAGCTATCGACATCTATAAGAGAATTTTACTGGAGAATCGGTAAAAAGTCCCGCTGAAAATggtttttgtttctatttttattgCAGGATTGCTGTTTACAGTTTTGTTCTACAATTAGTTGTATAATTAAGCTATGGATCTTTGAAGAGATTTGATTGTCATAAACTTATactctgtttttttttccagGGAATGTTTGGCTTTGAACGTTTATGTTGCTCTCTGTTATTATAAACTGGATTATTTTGATGTCTCACAGGTTTGttcaatgttttttattttgtcgtTTTAAAATGTGTACGTATAAGAAGCTTAAGCACGAAATCGTGACATGCGTATTTCAAACCATTATTTCATTGACCAACACATGTGTATTTTGCTTGTTGTAGGAAGTACTGGCTGTGTATTTACAAGCATTTCCAGACAGTGCAATAGCCGTTAACTTAAAGGCTTGCAACCATTACAAACTGTACAATGGCAAAGCAGCTGAAGCTGAGTTGAAGAGATTGCAGGAATCTTCATCTGCAGCATTTTCATTTGCATCTGAGCTTCACAAACATAATCTCGTAAGTCTCGCAAGCGTGAAGCTTCTGTTATGTTGTGTGTGGCATATATTATACATGTTCAAGTTGTAATACACTgtattttttgatgaaaaatacgTTTAAAGATTTTCTCGAGATGctatattttttacatttgcaaAGCTAACATAAGCTATTACAAAACcatgttttttgcattttgtaaGTGTTGAATGGATTTGGAGTTTCCATGAGTAATATCTTAACAAACTTCTCTTGAAAAGATATAAATTATAATGTGTTAAATTTATTACATTCTACGTATACACCAGGTCGTATTTCGCGGCGGTGAAGGAGCTTTACAAGTGTTACCTCCCCTCATAGATGTTATACCAGAAGCCAGACTGAACCTTGTCATTTACTATCTCAGACAGGGTAAGGGAACAAATCATGTTGTAAAGTTTTGTCCAAGCAATTTAATGCATTTACTGCATGAGAGTTCAAGTGCAAGCCTTTGGCTTGATCTTGTGAAATTCGTGAAATGATATGTCCCATACCAGGGTTTCTCAACTTGGGTCCAATGGCCACGGAGACGTTCTACATGGGCCACGAGCAGATGCCTCACAAATGAGCTATGGTGTAGTAGTAGGGGAAGATGAGACAAAGCGGGACACAAGTTTCTCATATTTTTGTGCTTATGCTTGCTGTGAAAAATTAGTGGCGTGAAGACTAACGCACATGCAATAGTGGAGTAAAACGTGTTTTGCAATGaacaatctacattttttattggtgAGCAACGGGCCACGGATTTTGAGGGTCACTGTAAGGGGGCCACGAACCAtgaaaggttgaaaaccactgtcCCATAATGACATTGCTAATAAACCTACttgttggtttgtttttaatgaaatgctTAGTTTAAAGATTCTAAGAAAGTGTTCTTTGGTTTCAGATGACCTAGTAGAAGCTTATGACCTCATAAAGGATCATGAACCCACCAATCCGCAGGAGTATATCATAAAAGCTGTCGTGAATGCAGCCCTCGGCCAGGAGCAAGGCTCAGTGAGTTTAGTGTTCAATCTGCGGTTGCCTGTGTTGCTCTTACGTGGAACACACAGTgatatattttacttttatgtgTTAACTCATTTCGCACCTCGTTATGTTGAGAAAAACAGGCCTTTCAGCCTATTTTACCAAGAAACTGTCAGTTTATCTATTTTGCTTAGAAACGTCTCTTAAACATCATGGTTgggttgttattttttattgttatttcgCACCTCGTTATTGTCACATTCTTTAgtgtttttttcttaaatatttTCGTTTCTTGCAGCGAGAGCTTGTGAAAATTGCACAACAATATTTCCAGCTTGTCGGTGGATCTGCGAGCGAGTGTGGTGAGTGATGATACGGAGATGCCGTGACAATGACATTTATAACATAAATAGCAAGTAGTTAACAGAAGGGTAAAACTAGAATTAATAAGTAACTAGTATATAGCAGATAGCGGTATTGAAATCGTTCAGTTTATTCTGTCGGGTTTTTGTTGCCGTATTTTAAACCTTTCATACATAAATATCTCATTGCTGTTCATGTTCAGATACGATCCCAGGCAGACAGTGTATGGCTTCTTGCTTCTTTCTATTGAAACAATTCGACGATGTTTTAGTCTATTTGAATTCAGTCAAGGTTGGGAAATTTACTCATTCAGATCACTTTTTTACTGACTTGTCCTTTGTGCAAGCGCTCAAATTACCTACAAATAACAAATATCAAATAACGCTTAATTACTTAAATACTAACAGTTAAAGTGATTGTTGTCTAGTTTGCAATCTCAAATGCTATgttatttgtttgaataatgATGCAATGTGCAGAAATTTTTCTGATATTTATGTCgaacttcaagagtggtttgatttatttttgtttcagagtTACTTCTACAACGACGATGTTTTCAATTTCGATTACGCCCAAGCAAAAGCTGCATCCGGGAATTACAAGGAAGCGGAAGAGGTAACGAATTTTTTTCACTTAAATCATGTTTTTGaccgtttttcatttttatttagcgtgattttcagcaaaatttctATGTATTTTAGACCTTTCTTCTGATACAAAGTGAGAAGCTGAAAAACGATTACGTTTACATCAGCTGGCTGGCTCGCTGCTGTAAGTCGAATATTTTTTGTGCACAAAATGATAATAACGGTTCCAGGTCAATTCGATTCGGGACAATTTAACCCAAGGCGACTAAACCCAACATCTGTTAGTCTTCGGGTGGAAttgtccgtgggttgaattgacCGACCACTGAGCTATGATCATCAAACATTAATGATCATTGCATACGTGAAAAAGCACGAATGTGCAACGCTGCTAAGTACATGACAACCTTCTTGGTAGATATCATGAACAAACGGGCGAGGTTCGCGTGGGACCTCTACCTGAAGATGGAAACATCCGGGGAGTCGTTCAGTTTATTGCAGTTGATCGCAAACGACTGTTACAAGGTGAATGGTGACTgattttacagtttttatgGATATACCGATTGTTGCAAGGTGACTTTTAAAGTGTCTGTATAAGCTTGCAACATGGCAAATTGTGTGATATAAAAGGTACGTTGTACTGTCAATCACACTAAATCACACACGCACTAAATTTTGAATCTGTTCTTATCGTGCAGATGGGACAATTCTACATCTCAGCCAAAGCGTTCGATGTTCTTGAACGGCTTGATCCCAATCCGGAATACTGGGAGGGAAAGAGAGGAGCTTGCGTTGGACTCTTCCAGATGATTATTGCTGGACACGAACCAAAGTTTGTTGTGACTTAATAATGacttttatgacatcatttacGTATGTACAGTAAATTGAAACCTCTGTCGATATCTACACCGACTTTACATGCATGGTAGGCATCGTATTTACGCATGTATAACCTCGATGTATGAGGCTAGGATAATGCCTCTTTGCACTTGCAGTTTGTTTAGCAGTGTTTGCTCATAAAAGAGTCGAATTACAGATTtttaatcaagaaaaaaatccactTCCATTTCCAGGGACACCCTTCGCGAGGTTCTGCTGCTGTTACGTAACACCAACAACCCACAGGTGGAGTACATCATTCGAACCATACAGAAATGGGCCAAAGAAAACAGGATTTCTCTCCAGTAAATGCTcatttttttaggaactaCCCCAAAATCAAGACCATCATGTAATACTACTTAGCCAGGGCTGTCAGTTATTCTCCTTATAGTAAAGTTTGGTGAAATCTCATCAAAAAATAACAGTTGAGTTCCTTTAAACTATTTGTAATAATGTGTATGATACATTGAAAAACAACGTTTTAAAACTGCAggaaatataattaatttttaaaatattttaattgtctTATCAAGTATAAAGTAATGTGTTTTCTATCGTTCTGGCACTCTTGTGAACCATCTCTTAGGATTTGGTTCTACTGGAAGGAGCATTTTTTGTCCTTGTTGTTTCGTTTCCTTTGTGGTGTTGCACAAATGTTTCTGTAACCAAGATATCTTTTGTTATATTTCCAACCATCAGATCACTGTGCGGGTCCATACGTTAATGACGTAATAGTCATCATTTTTGATCAGATTTATCAATTTCATATTTGCTTTACGACACCATGTCTATGAAATTTTGTctcgttgaaaattttttgtttgttttttacaaattaataatttttcGAGTTACCAGTTGAATATGATGTGATTAACtgctttatttttgtattttcccTGCTATAGCATATTTTAATACATAATGAAATATCCCTACACTATGTTACAAATTAATGTCAATATTTTTCCAGCTGTCTTCTTTCCATTTCCAGCTTAGCTATGAAGAACTTATGACAGGAAGATATTTATCACCAAAACTCGTTTTAAAACCAATGAATCAACAAGAAAATTAACCGGAAAATCTATTTTCATCATACCCCGTGCTTCCATGTTATTTTCACACCTTCCCATAACTAACATGAAACCAAGCCCTCGTCTTATGAGAAGTAATTTTaatcaacaaaaacataacTCGATTAGAAGAGGTCTACTGCAAGCGTTCTACGGTACAACTACTACGCGTTCAATCGATATCTGCCGAATGTACAAAACTGCAAGCGTATATAATAATGCAATTATAGAAAAATATTGCGTTGAAACGTAACTTAGGCAGCACGAATTATCACATCAGCACAAACTTGCTGATAAaatctttttgaaattattttatgtacAGCGATTGGCGAAATATAGTTTTCTAAATAATTGCTCAGATAATTAATGtgaaaatatgataaaaactTTCGATATACAGCAATTTCTATAAACTCGCCGCTACACCTGTAGCGCTAAAATAGGTCGTATGTCGACTTAACAGAACTTACTgtcaattaaaacatttgacaaaaGTGTACACCCGATTGTTTGAAGTAAAAAAGTAGCACCTTTTGAGGAAGATTTCTTGCAAATACCGGCCGCAGCAGAGGTTGTTTTTAAGTGCAAAGCAATGAGAATTTCGTCAGTAACTCACAGTAATAAATCTAAGGAACACCGTTGCGGCGAAAAATGAGAGAATATCTTCGCACACAGCAAATAATACTTTAAGATAAAGGTCgtgcaaaaaatttcaatttcacgCAAAATCGAACAACTAGATGAGaaatgaaacataaaaatctaaataatTTTCCAAACGAATAACGGCATCACCACATCACCAGCCATCCGTCATTATCGCGCTTCACTTATCGCGATCTGACTCCGAATCCGACGACGATGAAGAAGAAGACGAGCTTCCCAGCGAGATTATTCCCTCCGCTTCATCGCGGATCGCGTCCAGGAAGCTCGACTTCCTCCGGACCATCTTCTTATGCTGTTTGTCGTAGATCTTCTTCTTCTGCTCCAGGTCGTCTTCAGTTGGAAGTTTGGTGAGATGATCATCGTTTGACGCCTTGGAGGAAAAATAACATTactcgtttatgacgtaataatacaGACATGAATAATCATCACAACTAGCATGTCATATTAAAAGTGCAGTTGTGGATTGTGTTTGGTTGCAATGTGCTGGGAAATAACGACGATAGCTTACAAGTTATATATAATATGCATCTGCAATTTAGTTTGCTAATTGCCCCACTTTGAATGCTATGTCGCACATTTTCATAACGGGATTTTGTTTTACCTTGACGCTTGGTGCTTGAGAGAATTTAACGAAGACATTTCAACGTTTATTGTATTACAAGTATGAGGCCTGATTCCTATTCACTGCGatgttattaaaatctaaCAGCAATATCACTTTATCCTACTCACGTCTGGGTTATCGTGGATGGTGGAGGTCCTCTCTTCTTCTTCTTGGGCATCGTCTTCCGACGAGGACGAGGAATGCTCAGATTCACTTGAGGAATCCACGCTAGAATTTCAGACAAACAGAGACATATTAAATCGCTAGAAATCAGCAAAATACGGAAATACTTTCAcatacacaaaaactttgcgACACTTTCAAAGGTTATTGTAAATCGCGATTCAGACCAAGCCTTAATCGATCAACTACCAATAGTTCTAAGCAACCGACGAAACGCTGTAAGTGTGACACGTGCTTCAATATTCTGTCCATAACAATCCGCGATAAAATGTGAAAACTTGAACCACATCTACCTGCTCACGCTCCCAGACATGAGGCTGTTCTGTTGCTTCATCTCACGGAGGCGGAGTTTAAGGAATTTTGCCACCTCCTTATGATGGTATTGCCTGGCCAGATCCAGCGCGGTTCTGAAACAGGAATTGTGTCGGTCAAACGTAACCTAATAAGTTGCTTTGTAGATTTGGGACTTCGTTGACGTGAAAATTGTTgtgattgattaaattatcaagaaTGATTGTATGTATTAGGAGTTGCGATAATGGAAGGGTTTATTTACgcaaacgtttgttttaagaaattgCGTTGTTCAAATATCTTTGTGATATTTATTATTGAGAAAGTGaccataataaatatttaaatatcaATCATTTCGTTAGTGGACTGttaataacaaataattaattaatcgacAACAACATAACGACTAAACACCATCCACAAACCAACCTCTGAAACAGATCACGAGATTCGATATTCGCCCGGTTGGCAACGAGCCATTTAGTTGTTTCAAGATGCCCGCTCATGGCGGCAAGATGAAGCGACGTCTGTTGATCGATGTTGATCGCGTCCAAATCAACGCCCCTGGTATGAAGCGCCTGAGATAGATTTGCGTTTTGAAAACTTAATTCGTCAGGCACTAAATACTAGAAATAATTAATCGGGGTATGTTGTACTGGCTAAAAACTGGCTAAAACGTAAGCTACTGGTACGCAACAAAAGCAGTGGAACTctgtataaatttaaaaaaatccgTTTTAGAATCCATACTGTAACACATTGAACGTGCCCATGCATAGCCGCCATATGCAAGGGCGTGTAGCCAGTCGGGGTTTCAGCGTTTAGGTTGAAGCCGTTCATGCTCATCCACTGAAAAAGAAATTGGATAAGCGATTGAGCGGAAGTCGATTGTGAGGTAACAATCCTAGAAGGATGCTGTTTCATCGCCAGTCATACCGGTATT
The Clavelina lepadiformis chromosome 4, kaClaLepa1.1, whole genome shotgun sequence DNA segment above includes these coding regions:
- the LOC143452083 gene encoding intraflagellar transport protein 56-like codes for the protein MILSRQKPAVGGSSKVDKDKNKQRKLPKLDDLLDARDYTGSMTLLEFTKHAGKGDRNTDMWIGYCAFHLGDYKKSYDIYNQLSKKSDSDKSIWVNLSCTCFYLGMYKEAEEACMKAPASSLQNRLMFHISHKFNNEKKLMSYHKNLLDQVEDQLCLASIHYMRSHYQEAIDIYKRILLENRECLALNVYVALCYYKLDYFDVSQEVLAVYLQAFPDSAIAVNLKACNHYKLYNGKAAEAELKRLQESSSAAFSFASELHKHNLVVFRGGEGALQVLPPLIDVIPEARLNLVIYYLRQDDLVEAYDLIKDHEPTNPQEYIIKAVVNAALGQEQGSRELVKIAQQYFQLVGGSASECDTIPGRQCMASCFFLLKQFDDVLVYLNSVKSYFYNDDVFNFDYAQAKAASGNYKEAEETFLLIQSEKLKNDYVYISWLARCYIMNKRARFAWDLYLKMETSGESFSLLQLIANDCYKMGQFYISAKAFDVLERLDPNPEYWEGKRGACVGLFQMIIAGHEPKDTLREVLLLLRNTNNPQVEYIIRTIQKWAKENRISLQ